CGTTCGGACTACACTGGCCCAACGGACTGGCCTGCCAGTCAATACCGATGCTGACCCAACAACGGCCGTGGCTGTTGGAGCCGCTTATTTTGCAGGTAGCACCCCGGTCCGGCAACCAGCTCAACCGAAGCCTGAGCAGACCGATTCAGTACCGGCTATTCAGATACAAACTGGCTATAACAAAACCACCAGAGACCTGGAAGAATACATTTCGGCCAGTGCAGATGGGGTAATTGACGGACTGTTTTATCGCATCATTCGGACTGATGGTGGTTTCGATACGACGCTTCGCCCGCTTACGGCCCGCTTTGGTGAGTTTGTCGGGCTATTGCCAAACCGGGTCAATACATTCACGATCAGCGTATATGATGGTTATAACAATCCTGTTTCTGTTCTGGCTGAACCCATCTCGATTACGCATGGGCTGTTCAGCCTGTATGGCCAGCCGCTACCGGAAGATATCTGCATTGAAGTCGATGACCTGATGAACAATGCAACCCGCTGTGAATTGATTTTTAGCCGAAACAGTGTGTTGCCGCTTACCAAAACCATTTATCGGGAAATGAGCCGGACCATTCGGAAAGGGTCGGACGAAAGCCTCATTATCAACCTGCTCGAAGGAGATGCCACTCAACACCCCAGTACCAACAAGAATATTGGCGTCATTGAAGTGCGGGCCACCGATCTGCCAGCCGACCTGGTAAAAGGTTCGGATGTGGAACTTAAAATCGATATGAGTGAGTCGCGGGATGTGTCGGTAAGCTTACATTTGAGCATGACCGATCAGCAGATTGATGAAGTATTCAGTCCAACCCAGCGCTATGTGAGTCTTACCAAATTGCGCGACGAGATACAGGAGCTACGTGGCCAGCTTGACGTTGACTTGCAGAAAGCTCTGCAAAATGAGGAATATGAAACAGCCGCTCAACTTCAGGAACTAGTGGACCGGGCCCGCAAATTGCATGAGCAGGCCAGGCAGGCACAACCGGATACGCTGACCGACGAGAAATACCAACTCGATGAGGCCAAGCGCAAACTGGCCCGGCAGTTATATACCACTGGCCCGGTAAGCAACCGGGTTATCCGGACCAAAGAACGGTATTACGACCTGATGGAGTCGTTGCAAAACTGGTTTCATACGTTGCAGGAGATACCCCCAAAGCAGCGAGAGGAGATTCAGCAATTGAAAGCCAATGAGCCAGAGGCTATGCGCGGAAATAATTACTTTCGCGTCGAAGGGCAGTATGCCCATTGCCGTCGGGTATACCACAACACAGTCCTCTACACACCAACCTTGCTGGTTTATTTCTTTCATATCTATGCCGGTTTGTCTCCGCAGGAATTCACAGATTATCAGCGGGCGCAGGCCGAAATCAAACGGGGCGAAAAAGCGCTGGATCGACAGAACTACGATGAGCTTAGAGGGGTTTTTCTGAATTTACTGGGACTGACTAAAAATGCGGAAGTGATCGAAACCAGAATTAAAGGTACCGGCCTGGGCTGATTTTACGACTATGGCTTACCAATCGCCTTTACACTTGTTAGATGGATTGCAGTTAGTGCCCAGCGAGCTAACTCTATCGTCGCTAGGCCAGTTGCGAAAAAAAATACTGGCCGAATTCAACCTGACTCCCGATTATAGCATTACGGTAGGCGACAGGCAGTATACCAAAGATGAGGCCCTAAAGGCGATCGATCGGTTGAAAGATGTATCGAACCTGAGCGAGCATGTCCTTATTTTTCAGGATAAGCCCTTACTGGCCTGGCTTGAACGACCAACGGAAGAAGTTTTTCCGGCTAAAGCCATCAGCGAGAAACGGTGGGGGGGCAATCAAACCGAATTCTGGCAACAAACTCTGTCCAGTGCCTTGCAGGCACATTGTTCCTGGCTACTTAAAAACCATCTGTTTAGTCAGGCTAGAGAACCACTAGCAGTTGCGTTTGCTTTGCCGAGCCACCATCAGGATGGTATCCTGGGAATGATTTACGGGCAGATTCACGAGGTTGTCGTAGCTTTGGAAGTCGCTATTGAACGGCCTAGCTCTGCACGGGATTCGGCCGCGTTTGGTTTTATCGTATACGATGATTGGGCCGACTTCCTGAACAGTTTACCAGAATACACCTTTTGGGGAATTGTGAATGAGGTTTGTGTGAATGCGGTCAATTATACGGTTGCGGTTCAGCACACCCAGCGGCATTTTGTGTACGAAATCACTCATCAGCTTGTTCGTATCAAGTGCGACGAAGACCTCAAGAAAACCATTAGAAACAACTATGCCATCTACCGGGATAATTATCACCTCAGTCCCGGAGCACCTCGGATGAGTACGGACTCTGAAAAGGGCACAAGAAATTATTGGCTAATTTTTTGGGTGCTATTTATGCTCGCCAAGGCCGCGCTTTACTGTCATCGCTAATAAAGTTTGGGTAAATCTAAAAACCAACTAATCCAGTGAGCCGTTGAATTCGGGACTTGAGTTTGTTTTTCCGATTCAGTGGAAATCGTACAAACGCTATTGCGAAAGCTGTCACAAGATTAGAGCATTATTTGTGAATTTTATCATCGTAGTTTATTGATTTACATTACCTCAACTTTTGGGTGATTAGCCACAAAGCACTTGTTTATAAAAACATTCAATTGTTCCGGTGCGTACCCATTACCAATCACGAGTTGCTTAATTTTGGTAGACAGCCAGTAATTTTGAGCCATGAAACGAATTTACTTCTTTGTAGCCTGTATACTTGGAATCGCTTTTTGGGCCCAAGCCCATGAATTTTGGCTCCAACCGGCTACCTTTTTTGCCGAGCCCAACCACGTTGTTCCAATTAAGGTGCTCGTGGGCGAACACTTTCAAGGAGAACGCTCAGAAGGTAAAAAAAATCGAATTATTCACTATACGCATTGGAACGGTTCCACCAAAGAAGAAATCACACCAAAGCTTATGAAAGGCCATTATGGATCAGTGCCCTTAATCTTAACCGCATCTGGCACCCACTTAATTACCTTGGCTAACACGAATAAATATCTGGAAATGCGGGCTGATAGTTTTCTACTTTACTTGCAGGAAGATGGCTTAGATCAGGTCATCCAATGGCGTGAGAAGCATAATCAAACTCAGAAACGGAGCCGGGAGTTTTACCGACGATGTGTGAAAACCTTAATCCAGGTGGGTCCTTTGACTACTAAGGATCAGACGTTCAGTCTGAATACAGGCATGCCATTGGAAATTTTACCGGCTCAAAATCCCTACAATCTAAAGCCAGGGGCAACGCTTCGTTTTACCATCCTGTTTGAGAATAAGCCTTTAGCTGGGGCTTTGGTACGCTATTGGAATCGAGCACCAATTAAGAATTCGGCACCCGCTGATTTTACCCAACAAGAGCAACGCAGTGATGTCAATGGGCAGGTTCGTTTTCAGCTCAAAGCCGGGAATAACATGATTAGCCTGGTTCAGATGGTGCCCTATACCGACACCAGCCAAGCGGATTGGCAAAGCTATTGGGGTAGTTTAACTTTCGGTTGCCGTTAAACAATCACTCATTTTTCAACCATTTATTCGTGAAGTAAAGCATTTATCCCCTTTGGTTTCTCTTGATTGGCCTACCTGCTTACGCTCACCTTGGAAGTCTATTTGGAACGGTTTGTGATCAATCCACGAATTTACCGATTCGTGATGCCACCGTTCAACTAACCGGCCTGGGCAAGGCAACCTTGCCCAATGAGCTAGGCCAATACCGATTTGATGGCTTGGTGGCAGCCCCCTACCAAGTGGGACTGTCTCATGTTGGCTATAAAAGTCAGGTGATCGAATTCACGGTGACCGACGATCAAACTACTAATGTAAAGACCCAACTCGTAGCGGCATCCGTCGAGTTAAGCGAGGTAGTTGTTTCCTCTCAACGCCCTAACGACCAACAGATCATTAGCAGCCTGGATATTGAACTCCGGCCCATTAGCAATTCCCCGGAAATCTGTCGGATGTTTCCGGGTTTGTTTATTGGCCAACATGCAGGGGCGACACATGAGCTCTGCCATTTACTGTTTAAGGCTCATACCCCCATCCATGACTAGTTCTGCGCCTGTAATGAAGCTAGCAGCATCACTACTAAAATAAGCCACCATTTTTCCCACATCCTCTGCTTTACCGATTTGGTTAAGCGGGATGCGCTCAAGCATCCACTTATTAAGTTTTACCAATTGCTCATCACTGTATCCGGCCTTGGTTAGAATCTGAGTTTGAGTAGGGCCAGGGCTAACGCTGTTTACCCGAATCTGGCGTGGAGCCAGTTCGACCGCTGCAATTCGCATCACTGCGTTTAAGGCCGCTTTACTAGATGAATAAATAGACGAATTGGCCCCATCCATGCTGGCTGTATTCGAGGACAGAAATACGACCGATCCTCCGTCGTTGAGTAAGGGGATAAACCGGCTCAGGGTAAAATAAGCCCCCTTAAAATTGACGCTCATGACCCGATCGAAGGCTTCTTCAGTTGCTTGCTCGATACTAGCTCCATCCAATATACCCGCATTAATAAACAGAATATGAATTGCCTGATACTTATCTTTTATAATACTGGCCAGTTCGTCGATATCAGCTAGCTGCCCTTGATCAGCTACTATACCAATAACCCCTAATTCAGCAGCCGCCTGATCAACAGCTTCCTTTCGCCTGCCGGTTATAATCACCTGAGCCCCTTGGTGCTTTAATTCTTTCGCTGTAGCATAGCCAATACCACTGTTACCACCTGTCACCAGCGCTATTTTTCCTGTTAGTGCATCCATTGTTATAAACTTTTTTGAGTGAGGCAAAAGTATGACTGATTTGGTATAACTTTGTTACCAGTATAACCAAGTATACCAACTATGCATGACGGCAAGCGACTTGAACTAGCCACGGATATTTTGGCCAATCCTCGAAATCAGCGCCAAGAAGTACAGGCCTTACAGGATACGATTTATGTTGTTGGTGGTAAATGGCGATTGCCCATCATCAATTCGATTTGCAATGGAAACAAACGCTTCCGGGAGATTGAACGAAGTATTCCTGGCATTACCACCCGTATGTTATCTC
This window of the Spirosoma aerolatum genome carries:
- a CDS encoding winged helix-turn-helix transcriptional regulator → MHDGKRLELATDILANPRNQRQEVQALQDTIYVVGGKWRLPIINSICNGNKRFREIERSIPGITTRMLSRELKEMEANGLIKRTVTPSIPVGVEYNSTEYCHSFGDIILEMIKWGKQHRERLKNQDR
- a CDS encoding carboxypeptidase-like regulatory domain-containing protein yields the protein MIGLPAYAHLGSLFGTVCDQSTNLPIRDATVQLTGLGKATLPNELGQYRFDGLVAAPYQVGLSHVGYKSQVIEFTVTDDQTTNVKTQLVAASVELSEVVVSSQRPNDQQIISSLDIELRPISNSPEICRMFPGLFIGQHAGATHELCHLLFKAHTPIHD
- a CDS encoding SDR family oxidoreductase, translating into MDALTGKIALVTGGNSGIGYATAKELKHQGAQVIITGRRKEAVDQAAAELGVIGIVADQGQLADIDELASIIKDKYQAIHILFINAGILDGASIEQATEEAFDRVMSVNFKGAYFTLSRFIPLLNDGGSVVFLSSNTASMDGANSSIYSSSKAALNAVMRIAAVELAPRQIRVNSVSPGPTQTQILTKAGYSDEQLVKLNKWMLERIPLNQIGKAEDVGKMVAYFSSDAASFITGAELVMDGGMSLKQ
- a CDS encoding DUF4198 domain-containing protein, producing the protein MKRIYFFVACILGIAFWAQAHEFWLQPATFFAEPNHVVPIKVLVGEHFQGERSEGKKNRIIHYTHWNGSTKEEITPKLMKGHYGSVPLILTASGTHLITLANTNKYLEMRADSFLLYLQEDGLDQVIQWREKHNQTQKRSREFYRRCVKTLIQVGPLTTKDQTFSLNTGMPLEILPAQNPYNLKPGATLRFTILFENKPLAGALVRYWNRAPIKNSAPADFTQQEQRSDVNGQVRFQLKAGNNMISLVQMVPYTDTSQADWQSYWGSLTFGCR
- a CDS encoding Hsp70 family protein, whose protein sequence is MQTINFGIDLGTTNSLIARFTGSQAEVFKNPVGLKETLPSCVAFRKERIWVGDKAREWLLKDPLNVFSSFKRKMGTSETFSIPSRQETISPIDLSALVLKELKNFIHTGEVPESVVITIPASFDTVQSNATKQAGLDAGFREVVLLQEPIAASLAYFNKHTLEKESGKWLVYDLGGGTFDVALIGIEDNEMRVLDHQGNNYLGGVDFDHSLVMEVLVPELIRQTGQMDIASQLLTHKARYEKLYYVLLLKAEEAKKELTTRFSTEVEVTFETDEGDELDLLIPVDREQFNAVIRERIDDTVGMLETIMSRNNLSTDAISEIILIGGSTYIPYVRTTLAQRTGLPVNTDADPTTAVAVGAAYFAGSTPVRQPAQPKPEQTDSVPAIQIQTGYNKTTRDLEEYISASADGVIDGLFYRIIRTDGGFDTTLRPLTARFGEFVGLLPNRVNTFTISVYDGYNNPVSVLAEPISITHGLFSLYGQPLPEDICIEVDDLMNNATRCELIFSRNSVLPLTKTIYREMSRTIRKGSDESLIINLLEGDATQHPSTNKNIGVIEVRATDLPADLVKGSDVELKIDMSESRDVSVSLHLSMTDQQIDEVFSPTQRYVSLTKLRDEIQELRGQLDVDLQKALQNEEYETAAQLQELVDRARKLHEQARQAQPDTLTDEKYQLDEAKRKLARQLYTTGPVSNRVIRTKERYYDLMESLQNWFHTLQEIPPKQREEIQQLKANEPEAMRGNNYFRVEGQYAHCRRVYHNTVLYTPTLLVYFFHIYAGLSPQEFTDYQRAQAEIKRGEKALDRQNYDELRGVFLNLLGLTKNAEVIETRIKGTGLG